The Achromobacter deleyi genome has a window encoding:
- a CDS encoding LysR family transcriptional regulator produces MSTLPALDLNLIQLFVTIVEAGTLSEAALRQGVTRSHVSRNLQKLERAFGAQLIRRTTRRLELTQQGTVLYEHGARMAREVESARHALQKLGSEPTGHVRLSLPTGLGELDRLRPLLVQFALRHPSLSLRVLFSNRVSDLISSEIDVALRVISTPPQDYVARELGEVKWRLCASPAYLERTGAPAHPRDLGRLDFLCPPGPRPQVTLRLQRKGQTYEAKLAPRLQSEYFPFLAQAARDGAGVALLPAYIVQADLQAERLREVLPAYRAQGPGDRLFILTSPTPYPSTAQRALVDFLKSELEPLLRDFLA; encoded by the coding sequence ATGTCCACCCTGCCCGCGCTGGACCTGAACCTGATCCAGCTGTTCGTGACCATTGTGGAAGCTGGCACCCTGAGCGAAGCCGCGCTGCGCCAGGGGGTCACGCGGTCGCATGTCAGCCGGAACCTGCAGAAGCTGGAACGCGCCTTCGGCGCGCAACTGATCCGGCGCACCACGCGCCGCCTGGAACTCACGCAGCAGGGAACCGTGCTGTACGAGCACGGCGCGCGCATGGCGCGCGAAGTGGAGTCCGCCCGCCACGCCCTGCAGAAACTGGGCTCGGAGCCCACCGGACACGTGCGGCTGAGCCTGCCCACGGGACTGGGCGAACTGGACCGGCTGCGTCCGCTGCTGGTCCAGTTCGCCTTGCGGCATCCCAGCCTGAGCCTGCGCGTGCTGTTCTCCAACCGCGTCAGCGATTTGATTTCTTCCGAGATCGACGTGGCGCTGCGGGTCATCTCGACCCCGCCCCAAGACTATGTGGCGCGCGAACTGGGCGAGGTGAAGTGGCGCTTGTGCGCATCCCCCGCCTATCTGGAGCGCACGGGCGCGCCGGCCCATCCCCGCGATCTGGGCCGGCTGGATTTCCTGTGCCCGCCCGGTCCCAGGCCGCAGGTGACCCTGCGGCTGCAGCGCAAGGGGCAGACCTACGAGGCCAAGCTTGCGCCCCGCCTGCAATCCGAGTATTTCCCATTCCTGGCGCAGGCCGCCCGCGACGGGGCGGGCGTGGCGCTGCTGCCCGCCTACATCGTGCAGGCGGACCTGCAGGCCGAGCGGCTGCGCGAGGTGCTGCCCGCCTACCGGGCGCAGGGGCCAGGCGACAGGTTATTCATCCTGACATCGCCCACCCCGTATC
- a CDS encoding SDR family oxidoreductase → MFRADLFQGQRILITGGGTGLGYAMAEQLASLGAAVHLCGRRLSVVEEAAAALRARYGGQAHAHAVDIRDADAVDAMIEGIWTEHGGLDGLINNAAGNFISPTEKLSARGFNAIADTVFRGTFYTTQAVGKRWIASGRPGAVVSIVVTWIWTGTPFVVPSAMSKAGIDAMTKSLAIEWGRHGIRFNAIAPGVIPTEGATARLRPNGDGMDALVKQNPMQRLGTGRDIGELAAFLLGPGNDWINGQTIALDGGDYLANGAYFKQYFDWTDDDWAAARAAIEARTAQDKAQRAGNPA, encoded by the coding sequence ATGTTCCGCGCAGACCTGTTCCAGGGGCAGCGCATTCTGATTACCGGCGGAGGCACCGGGTTGGGCTATGCGATGGCCGAACAGTTGGCTTCCTTGGGCGCGGCCGTGCATCTGTGTGGCCGCCGGCTGTCCGTGGTCGAAGAGGCCGCTGCCGCCCTGCGCGCCAGATACGGAGGCCAGGCGCACGCGCATGCGGTCGACATCCGGGACGCCGATGCGGTGGACGCGATGATCGAAGGCATCTGGACCGAACATGGCGGACTGGACGGTCTGATCAACAATGCCGCGGGCAACTTCATCAGCCCCACCGAGAAGCTCTCGGCGCGCGGCTTCAATGCGATCGCCGACACCGTGTTCCGGGGCACTTTCTACACCACCCAGGCGGTGGGCAAGCGCTGGATCGCCTCGGGCCGGCCCGGCGCCGTGGTGTCCATCGTGGTGACCTGGATCTGGACGGGCACGCCTTTCGTGGTGCCATCCGCCATGTCCAAGGCCGGCATCGATGCCATGACCAAGTCCCTGGCGATCGAGTGGGGGCGCCACGGCATCCGCTTCAACGCCATCGCGCCGGGCGTGATACCCACCGAGGGCGCCACGGCGCGCCTGCGGCCGAACGGCGACGGCATGGACGCGCTGGTCAAGCAGAATCCCATGCAGCGCCTGGGCACCGGCCGCGATATCGGCGAACTGGCGGCGTTCCTGCTGGGGCCGGGCAACGACTGGATCAATGGCCAGACGATTGCGCTGGACGGCGGCGACTACCTGGCCAACGGCGCCTACTTCAAGCAGTACTTCGATTGGACGGATGACGACTGGGCCGCGGCGCGCGCGGCGATCGAGGCGCGCACCGCGCAAGACAAGGCGCAGCGCGCTGGGAACCCGGCATGA
- a CDS encoding AMP-binding protein — translation MSGLVIAGECQLDRAGLAARGEQVAAGLAAMGVREGDVIAVLLRNGMPYLEIIQACKRLGCYYCPINWHYTAEEVAFLVTDSGAKLLIAEDDLWRQVWTALPAGLPALRVMGAGETAFEANDYDDWRDAQPRYDGPLVAPRGHMAYTSGTTGRPKGVVRQPFPVERLAEHLAAVESVVEQAYGLRPGCRALLPAPIYHSAPSVFAQVALRVCDTLVLTARFDPLEVLRLIEQHRIDTVYLVPIMYVRLLKLDARTRASFDLSSLRFVASTGAPCAPELKRAMIDWLGPVVHETYASSEAGMVTAIDSREALARPGSAGRPIGPAQVRIYADDGSVCPPGQVGRIYVRQPAYADFTYRNHPEARKAVERDGLIGLGDLGYLDEDGYLFVCDRESDMVISGGVNIYPAEIEHHLMQYPGVADCAVFGVPDAEFGERLLGLIQPAPDAGLDPAQAMQWLSARIARYKVPRELLLREALPRDDNGKIAKRRLRAEFWEGHKRKV, via the coding sequence ATGAGCGGGCTGGTCATCGCGGGAGAGTGCCAGCTGGACCGCGCCGGGCTGGCCGCCCGGGGCGAACAGGTGGCGGCGGGCCTGGCGGCCATGGGTGTGCGCGAAGGCGACGTGATCGCGGTGCTGCTGCGCAACGGCATGCCCTATCTTGAAATCATCCAGGCCTGCAAGCGGCTGGGCTGCTATTACTGCCCGATCAACTGGCACTACACCGCGGAAGAGGTGGCGTTCCTGGTGACCGACAGTGGCGCGAAGCTGCTGATCGCCGAAGACGACCTGTGGCGCCAGGTGTGGACGGCGCTGCCGGCCGGCCTGCCGGCGCTGCGGGTGATGGGCGCGGGCGAAACGGCCTTCGAGGCCAACGATTACGACGACTGGCGCGATGCGCAGCCGCGCTATGACGGCCCGCTGGTGGCGCCGCGCGGGCACATGGCCTATACCTCGGGCACGACCGGCCGTCCCAAGGGCGTGGTGCGCCAGCCCTTTCCGGTGGAACGCCTGGCCGAGCACCTGGCGGCGGTGGAGTCCGTGGTGGAGCAGGCCTATGGACTGCGCCCGGGCTGCCGCGCGCTGCTGCCCGCCCCGATCTATCACAGCGCGCCCAGCGTTTTCGCGCAGGTGGCGCTGCGGGTGTGCGACACGCTGGTGCTGACGGCGCGCTTCGATCCGCTGGAAGTGCTGCGGCTGATCGAACAGCACCGTATCGACACCGTCTACCTGGTGCCCATCATGTATGTGCGCCTGCTCAAGCTGGACGCACGCACCCGGGCGTCGTTCGACCTGTCCTCCTTGCGTTTCGTGGCGTCCACCGGCGCCCCGTGCGCGCCTGAGCTCAAGCGCGCCATGATCGACTGGCTGGGGCCGGTGGTGCATGAAACCTACGCCTCCAGCGAAGCGGGCATGGTGACGGCGATCGATTCGCGCGAAGCCCTGGCGCGGCCGGGCAGCGCGGGACGGCCCATCGGGCCGGCGCAGGTCCGCATCTATGCCGACGACGGCTCCGTCTGCCCGCCGGGCCAGGTCGGACGCATCTATGTGCGCCAGCCCGCGTATGCCGATTTCACCTACCGCAACCATCCCGAGGCCCGCAAGGCAGTGGAGCGCGACGGCCTGATCGGCCTGGGCGACCTGGGGTATCTGGACGAGGACGGCTACCTCTTCGTGTGCGACCGGGAGTCGGACATGGTGATCTCCGGCGGCGTGAACATCTATCCCGCTGAAATCGAGCACCACCTGATGCAATACCCCGGCGTTGCCGATTGCGCCGTCTTCGGCGTGCCCGACGCGGAGTTCGGCGAGCGTTTGCTGGGCCTGATCCAGCCCGCGCCGGATGCCGGGCTGGACCCGGCGCAGGCGATGCAATGGTTGTCCGCCAGGATCGCCCGCTACAAGGTCCCGCGCGAGCTGTTGCTGCGCGAGGCCTTGCCGCGCGATGACAACGGCAAGATCGCCAAGCGGCGGCTGCGCGCGGAATTCTGGGAGGGCCACAAGCGCAAGGTATAG